A segment of the Echinicola strongylocentroti genome:
AACAATCGCTTGACCTGTTGTTTTCAGTTCATCGCCGTCGGCATTATTTACCCAGGTATCCACGACAATGGCAGGAGCTTTCTCTCCAATATGCACTTGGGCATAAGCATTAACGACTGCTAAAAATAATATATTTATTAATATTGTTTTTTTCATAAAAGCCATATTTTATTCTGGGTATTTTGTGCTTTCTGTGAGGGATAGAATCTACTGGCAAAAAAGCGTATAATCAACATAGATAAAATCGTTCACTTCTGTTTACTATTAGATATTCTCGAAAAGTACCGAATCTTTAGGTCTTAAAAAAATACCCCAAATTTGGTGTTTCCCAACATTCAATTTATCCACACATTAAAATTCCATTAGAAATGAACCATTATTTGCAATTTCCCGTCCATACTACTTAATATTGATTGGAAATATATACCCTTTAAGACAGATCAGTGAGAAAAATATTGCTTGTAGAAGACGACAGCCGTGTCAGTGCATTTATCATAAAAGGCCTAAAAGAAGAGGGCTATGATGTAGCCCTTGCCATGGACGGAAAGATGGGCCTTCAAATGGCACTTCAGGGCAATTATGACCTGATCATATTGGATATTATGATTCCTGAGATGAACGGAATAGAAGTCTGCAAGGAGATCAGAAAGCAGGATGCCACTGTCCCAGTACTTTTTTTGACTGCCTTGGGAAGTACCGAAAACGTGGTGATGGGATTGGACAGCGGGGCAGACGATTACCTGTCCAAACCATTTAAATTCATCGAACTGCTGGCAAGGGTGAGGACCTTGATGAGAAGGTCTTCCTATAGCAGTGGAAGTGAAAGTAAGTCCGAAAATACGTATAGGTTTGGTGATTTGGAATTGGACGATGATACCAAGACGGTAACAAGGGATGGAATGACCATTAGCCTGACCTCTACCGAGTACAGGTTGTTACTGATGTTTATGAAAAATCAGCGAAGGGTGCTTTCCCGCATTGATATTTTGGAGGAAGTTTGGGGAATTGATTTTGACATGGGCACCAATGTGGTGGATGTTTACGTGAATTATTTGAGAAAGAAACTGGAAAAATACAATGGCTCTCGCCTTATCCAGACGGTCATAGGAATGGGATATGTATTAAAAGAAGCAGAATGAAAACGCAGAATAAAATCGTCTACGTCCTATTGATCGTATTTTTTAGTTATACGTTATTGTTCAGTGGATTTATTTATTATTCGATTTCCAATTATGCTTTTACGGATTTTTATAAGCGACTTGAGATCAGGGCGATTACCACGGCCAAGTCCCAGTTGGAGAATGAAAGCGAGGGAAATATCATTCGAGAGCTGAGGCAAGAGTACCTTGAAGTGCTTCCCGATGAGGAGATAAA
Coding sequences within it:
- a CDS encoding response regulator transcription factor, which translates into the protein MRKILLVEDDSRVSAFIIKGLKEEGYDVALAMDGKMGLQMALQGNYDLIILDIMIPEMNGIEVCKEIRKQDATVPVLFLTALGSTENVVMGLDSGADDYLSKPFKFIELLARVRTLMRRSSYSSGSESKSENTYRFGDLELDDDTKTVTRDGMTISLTSTEYRLLLMFMKNQRRVLSRIDILEEVWGIDFDMGTNVVDVYVNYLRKKLEKYNGSRLIQTVIGMGYVLKEAE